A region of the Mycobacterium sp. NBC_00419 genome:
GCCGTCACCTTCCCCGGTGCCGAGCAGAAGATGCCTGCCGCCCAACGACTGTCGCCCGTCAGCGGCCGCCTCCGGCGGCTTCTCCGCGATGCGACGCATGGTGCTGTACAGCGTGCCCTGGTCGTCGCGAAGCGATCCCCAGATGTAGCCGCCCTCGCGGTAGAGGCCGAGGATCGGCTCGTCCGACACGAAGTCGCGAGCGTCGAACGCACGCCTGGATGCCAGCGCCTGGCAATCGAACGTGCCGGTCCGGTTGGGGGAGGCGATCAGGCTCTCCGTTGTTGTCATCTCTTCCTCTCGATCATCGTTGAGCAGTACCTTCTCGTCGCTCAGAGCACGCCGTTGTCGCGTAGTGCACTGATTTCGCTATCGGACTTGTGCAGCAGTTCAGCCAGTACCTCAGCGGTGTCCTGGCCGAGGCTTGGGGGACGCCGATAGGTCTCGATCGGCGTCTCCGAATACCGAATGGGGTTGGCCAGCAACTCCATTGGCGGCGCACCGTCGCCCTCGACCCGTCGTCGCATCCCGCGGTGGCGGATCTGCGGGTTGGTGAACACTCCGTCCATGGTGTTGACCGGGCTCACCGGCACGTCGGCCTCTTCGAGTCGGCGGACCCACTCCTCGGCGGTGTGCTCGGCGAAGATCGCGTCCAGCGTGTCCAGGACCATGTCACGATTGGCGATGCGGGCCGAGACGGTGGCGAAGCGGGGATCATCGGCGAGTTCCGGCCGGCCGACGGCCTTGGCGAGCCCGGACCACTGGCCAGGTGTGGAGGCGACGACGAAGATCTCGGCGTCGCTGCACCGGAATGCCTGAGACGGGATTCCACCGAAGCCGCCGTTGCCGCGGCGCGGCGCGGCCTGACCGGACACCAGGTAGTTCTGTGCGTAGTGCGACAGCGCCGCCAGCCCGCAATCGAGCAGCGCAAGGTCGATGTGCTGGCCACTGCCGCCGCCATCGCGGTGGTGCAACGCGGCCAGGATCGCCGAACTGGCGTAGAGCCCGGTCAGCACGTCGACCATCGACACGCCGACCTTCATCGGGCCGGCGCCCGGCTCGCCGTCGGGTATGCCGGACACGCTCATCATCCCCGACATCGCCTGGAAGACACCGTCATAACCGGCCCGCGCCGCGTAGGGGCCGTCCTGGCCGAAACCGGTGACCGAGCAGTAGATGAGGTTCGGGTTGCGGGCGCTCAGAGTGGGATAGTCCAGGCCGTACTTCGCCAGGACCCCGGTGCGGAAGTTCTCGATGAGAACATCGCAATGCTCGGCGAGTTCGGCGAGCAGCGCGGCTCCCTCGGGGCGCGAATGATCCACTGTGATCGAGCGCTTGTTGCGGTTAGCGCTGAGGTAGAAGCCCGACTGGTTGTCGGCGGCATCACCGAAGAACGGCGGACCGTACTGGCGGGAGTCGTCGCCGGAGCCGGGCCGCTCCACCTTGATGACGTCGGCGCCCAGGTCGCCGAGCAACTGGGCGGTCAACGGCGCGGCCAGGATTCGGCTCAGATCGAGCACCCGCACACCGGCCAGCGGGCCATGTCCGGTCACAGGCCCACCTTCGGCTCGCGCGGCAGACCCAGCACGCGCTCGCTGATGATGTTCTTCTGGACCTCGCTGGTGCCGGCGTAGATGGTCTCCGCGCGAGCCCGGATGAAGGACCGCCGAATTGCCTCGCAGTCCTGGCTGTCCTCGTCGGGACCGGAACCCCATTCGGTGCCCAGCAGCGCGTCGGGACCGAGCACGTCCATCGCCAGCTCGGTGTACTGCTGATGCCAACGCGACCAGTAGTACTTGCCGATCGAGGCCTCCGGCCCGAACCGCCCGTCGCGCAGGGCTACCGACAGCGTCCGCATGTTGTTGTGCGCCATGATCTGCAGTCCGATGTAGCTGTCGACGAGTCGGTGGCGCAGCACCGGGTCGCTGGCGGCACCGCGGCGGGCCGCCACCGCCCGCAGCTGATCCATCTCGCGGACGAAGGAGAACTGGTAGTTGAGCACCGAGGTCGCCCGTTCATGACCGAGCGTGGTCATGGCCGCGTTCCACCCGTCGCCTTCGGCGCCGAGCACGTTGTCGACCGAGGTCTGCGCGTTGTCGAAGAACACCTCGTTGAAGCCGCTGTCACCGAGCATTGTGCGGATCGGGACCACCGTCACACCCGGCTGGTCGAGGGGGATCAGCATGTAGGACAACCCGGCGTGCCGGGACGTGCCAGGTTCGGTGCGCACGATGGCGAAGATCCACGAGGCGTGCTGGGCGAACGTCGTCCAGATCTTCTGGCCGTTGACCACCCACTGGTCGCCGTGGCGTTCGGCGCGGGTGTTGATCGCGGCCAGATCCGAGCCCGCGCCGGGCTCCGAGTAGCCCTGGCACCACACCACCTCGCCCCGCGCCATCGGGGGTAGCAGGCGCTGCTTCTGCTCGGCGGTGCCGTGCGTCAGCGCGGTCGGGGCCATCAACGTCTCGCCGTGAAAGGCCGCCCGCGGCGGTGTCTGTGCGCGGGCGCATTCCATCGCGAAGATGATCTCCTGGGTCATCGTCGCGCCGCGCCCGCCGTACTCGAGGGGCCAGGACAAACCCAGCCAATTGCCGGCGCCCAGCTCGCGTTCCCACGCGCGCCGCAGCTCCCAGTTGTCGTCGTCGTCGGGGCCGCCACGATCGGCGGTACCGACGAAATCGCCCGTCAGATGTTCGTCGAGCCACGTGCGCACGTCGTCACGAAAGTCACGATCGGCAGGGCTGAGCGGAAGTTGACCAACCTCGTCCACACCAGACACCATACGCGTATAGTGCAATCAATTAGCTAATTCACCGGAAACTGTGCGAGGAGACCGACGAGTGGACGACCTGCTGTGGTCCGTCGAGGACGGGGTGGGCACCATCACCCTCAATCGGCCGGAGGCCCGCAACGCCTTCACGTTCGACATGATCGGGCGATGGGCGGACCTGCTCCGGCAGGCCAAGTCTGACGACGACGTGCGTGTCGTCGTGCTCACCGGGGCCGGTGACAAGGCGTTCTGCTCGGGCGTGGATCTGTCGGCGATCTCCAATGCCAACCCCGACCTGACCCCGCTGCAGCGCAAGAGCCAACTGCACGACCAGGTCCATCAGGTCGCGCACGCGGTAGCCGATCTCGACAAGCCGTTGATCGCCGCGATCAACGGAGTGGCCGTCGGCGCCGGACTCGACATGGCGTTGATGTGCGACCTGCGCATCATGTCGACCACGGCCCGGGTATCGGAAGGCTACGTCCGCGTCGGCCTGACGCCGGGCGACGGTGGCGCGTACTACCTGCCGCGCCTCGTCGGCACCTCCAAGGCCCTCGAATTGCTGCTGACCGGCGATTTCATCGATGCGGCCGAGGCACTGCGGATCGGGCTGGTGAACCGGCTGGCCGAGCCGGCGGAGTTGCGCGCCAAGACCACTGAGTTCGCCGGGGCCATCGCGGCGCACCCGCCGGTGTCGGTGCGGATGATCAAGCGCGCCACCTACCAGTCCGCCAATATCGATCTGCGCACGGCGCTGGACATGATCTCGTCGCACTTCGCGGTGGTCGCCGCAACCGAGGACGCCGCTGAAGCTCTCGCGGCGATGAAGGAGAAGAGGGAGCCTCGTTATGTCGGCCGCTGAACAATCGCAGGGTCTGTACGACGCCTGGATCAATCTGCCCTACCTGCCCGGTGAGGTCACTCCCGACCCGTCGGTGGTCGCCCGCTTCAAGCGTGGGAACAGTGCCTACGAGGGTGGCGAGACGATGACCGACGTCATCGCCGAGATGGACCGCCTCGACATCGCGGCAGGGGTGTTGTCCAAAGCGCCGCGCGACATCACCCCGCCGTATGTACACGGCACCAAGACCGGGGAAGCGGTGCTGCGCGAGACCTGTGAGCGCCTGGCCACAATTGCCCGGGACTACCCGGGCCGATTCGTCACTTCCGTCGGACTGGACCCGCGGCTGGGCTATGAAGCCGCCAAACACGTCCGGATCGCTGTGCGCGAGTACGGCATTCGCTGCATCCGCATCATTCCGATGTTCACCGGGATCGCGATCGACGACAAACTGGCCTACCCGCTGTACACCGCCGCGTGTGACGAGGGAGCCGTCGTCTCGATCAACGTCGGTGTGCCAGGTCCGATGAAACCGGCCAAGCTGCAGCGCACGATCCTCATCGACGAAGTCGCGCTGGCGTTTCCGGAGCTCAAAATCGTGATGAGCCACCTGGGCGACCCGTGGATCAGTGAGACCGTCGCCATGCTCATCAAGCACCCCAACGTGTTCGCCATGACTGCCGGCTGGGCGCCGAAGTACATTCCCGAGGACATCGTGCGATTCGCGCAGCGACGCAATCCCACCAAGCTGATGTGGGCCTCCGACTACCCGATCCTGCCGTTCGACCGGACCGCCGCCGAGGGCAGAAACGTTGCTCTGACTGGTGATTCGCTGACCGGATACCTGGGTGCCAACGCGCGGGCCGTCTTCGGCGATCCGGCCTGACCAACACCACCACTTGAAGGGAGCACACATGGGCTTGCATGATGGACGCGTCGTCATCGTCACCGGCGCCGCGGGCGGAATCGGGCGCGAACACGCACTGGAATTCGCCCGGCAGGGCGCCAAGGTCGTGGTCAACGACCTCGGCCCGGCCGGTGACGTGGTCGAGGAGATCACACAGCTCGGCGGCGAGGCTGTCGCGAACTCCGACGACATCTCCGACTGGGATGGCGCCGGCCGGCTGATACAGACCGCCCTGGACACCTTCGGTGACCTGCACGTGCTGGTCAACAACGCCGGCATCCTGCGCGACAAGATGTTCGTCAACATGGACATCGACATGTGGGATGCCGTCATCAAGGTGCACATGCGCGGCACCTTCGCGCCGACCAAACATGCCGTGGCCTACTGGCGGGACCAGCACAAGGCGGGCACGCCGGTGTCGCATCCCCGCATCGTCAACACCTCGTCGCCGTCAGGCCTGTACGGCAATGTCGGCCAGTCAAACTACGGAGCAGCCAAGGCCGGCATCGCCGCCTTCACCGTGATCCTGGCCGACGAGCTCGCCCGCCTGGGCATCACCGTCAATGCGATCGCCCCCAGCGCCCTGACCCAGATGACGCAGGGGCTCGACAACTACGTGGCAGCGATGGCAGATATCAAGGAGCGCACCGGATTCGACGCCGGCTCACCGGCCAACATCTCGCCGATCGTGGTGTGGCTGGCCTCTCCGGAGGCAGAGGCCGTGACCGGCCGGGTGTTCAACGTCAAGGGCGGCTCGATCTCGGTGGCCGAAACCTGGCAGGCCGGTCCGGGTGTCAGCCGCGAATCCCGCTGGGATCCGGCAGAACTCGGCGAGGTCATTCCTGGTCTGCTCGCCGAGGCACGACCGAACTCGGACGGTTCGGGTAAGCCCCGTGTCTGATTCCGCGGTCGTGGTGGACGGGATCCGGGCTGACCGCCACGGCCCGGTCGGGCTGATCTGGCTGGCCCGCCCCGACCGCGGCAACGGCTTCACCACGGCGATGCAGATCGAACTGCATCGGCAACTGGCCGAACTCGACGAAGACGAGGCCATCAGGGTCATCATCGTCACCGGCGAGGGCAAGCTGTTCTCGGCCGGTGCGGACATGGAGCCGGGCGGTTCCAACTTCGCTTTCGACCAGAAGCGCCACCGGGAGGCCAAAGCGGAGATTGCGGCTAGGCCGCGGCCGTGGCGGATGCGCACACCGATCATCGGAGCGCTCAACGGTTCGGCAGTGGGGCTGGGGCTGACGTTCCCGCTGCAGTGGGACATTCGGATCGTCAACGAATCGGCCAAGTACGGATTCGTCTTCACCCGGCGCGGACTGATTCCGGAGCAGAACTCGCTGTGGCTGTTACCGCGACTGGTCGGACTGTCCACCGCTACTGAACTTCTGCTCACCGGTCGGCTGTTCAGCGGTGCCGAGGCGGCGCGCATGGGCCTGGCGACCGAGGCGGTACCTGGCGAGCGGGTGCTCGACAGGGCGCTGGCGATTGCTGCTGACATCGCGACGAACACCGCCCCGTCGGCCGTCGGGGTGACCAAGCAGTTGCTCTACGACATGCTGGCCGAGGGTGACCGCGAAGCCGCGTTCGGCACCGAATGGGAAGTGTTCCGGTGGATGGGCCGGCAGCCGGACTCCGCCGAAGGGGTGGCCTCCTTCCTGGAGAAGCGGACACCGAACTTTGCTGTGCCGAAGGATATTCCGCTACCCGACGAACTGGACGGATGGGAGGCCTCGTGACCGAGC
Encoded here:
- a CDS encoding acyl-CoA dehydrogenase family protein gives rise to the protein MDEVGQLPLSPADRDFRDDVRTWLDEHLTGDFVGTADRGGPDDDDNWELRRAWERELGAGNWLGLSWPLEYGGRGATMTQEIIFAMECARAQTPPRAAFHGETLMAPTALTHGTAEQKQRLLPPMARGEVVWCQGYSEPGAGSDLAAINTRAERHGDQWVVNGQKIWTTFAQHASWIFAIVRTEPGTSRHAGLSYMLIPLDQPGVTVVPIRTMLGDSGFNEVFFDNAQTSVDNVLGAEGDGWNAAMTTLGHERATSVLNYQFSFVREMDQLRAVAARRGAASDPVLRHRLVDSYIGLQIMAHNNMRTLSVALRDGRFGPEASIGKYYWSRWHQQYTELAMDVLGPDALLGTEWGSGPDEDSQDCEAIRRSFIRARAETIYAGTSEVQKNIISERVLGLPREPKVGL
- a CDS encoding CaiB/BaiF CoA transferase family protein, whose translation is MTGHGPLAGVRVLDLSRILAAPLTAQLLGDLGADVIKVERPGSGDDSRQYGPPFFGDAADNQSGFYLSANRNKRSITVDHSRPEGAALLAELAEHCDVLIENFRTGVLAKYGLDYPTLSARNPNLIYCSVTGFGQDGPYAARAGYDGVFQAMSGMMSVSGIPDGEPGAGPMKVGVSMVDVLTGLYASSAILAALHHRDGGGSGQHIDLALLDCGLAALSHYAQNYLVSGQAAPRRGNGGFGGIPSQAFRCSDAEIFVVASTPGQWSGLAKAVGRPELADDPRFATVSARIANRDMVLDTLDAIFAEHTAEEWVRRLEEADVPVSPVNTMDGVFTNPQIRHRGMRRRVEGDGAPPMELLANPIRYSETPIETYRRPPSLGQDTAEVLAELLHKSDSEISALRDNGVL
- a CDS encoding enoyl-CoA hydratase-related protein: MSDSAVVVDGIRADRHGPVGLIWLARPDRGNGFTTAMQIELHRQLAELDEDEAIRVIIVTGEGKLFSAGADMEPGGSNFAFDQKRHREAKAEIAARPRPWRMRTPIIGALNGSAVGLGLTFPLQWDIRIVNESAKYGFVFTRRGLIPEQNSLWLLPRLVGLSTATELLLTGRLFSGAEAARMGLATEAVPGERVLDRALAIAADIATNTAPSAVGVTKQLLYDMLAEGDREAAFGTEWEVFRWMGRQPDSAEGVASFLEKRTPNFAVPKDIPLPDELDGWEAS
- a CDS encoding SDR family oxidoreductase — protein: MGLHDGRVVIVTGAAGGIGREHALEFARQGAKVVVNDLGPAGDVVEEITQLGGEAVANSDDISDWDGAGRLIQTALDTFGDLHVLVNNAGILRDKMFVNMDIDMWDAVIKVHMRGTFAPTKHAVAYWRDQHKAGTPVSHPRIVNTSSPSGLYGNVGQSNYGAAKAGIAAFTVILADELARLGITVNAIAPSALTQMTQGLDNYVAAMADIKERTGFDAGSPANISPIVVWLASPEAEAVTGRVFNVKGGSISVAETWQAGPGVSRESRWDPAELGEVIPGLLAEARPNSDGSGKPRV
- a CDS encoding enoyl-CoA hydratase/isomerase family protein, with product MDDLLWSVEDGVGTITLNRPEARNAFTFDMIGRWADLLRQAKSDDDVRVVVLTGAGDKAFCSGVDLSAISNANPDLTPLQRKSQLHDQVHQVAHAVADLDKPLIAAINGVAVGAGLDMALMCDLRIMSTTARVSEGYVRVGLTPGDGGAYYLPRLVGTSKALELLLTGDFIDAAEALRIGLVNRLAEPAELRAKTTEFAGAIAAHPPVSVRMIKRATYQSANIDLRTALDMISSHFAVVAATEDAAEALAAMKEKREPRYVGR
- a CDS encoding amidohydrolase family protein, with product MSAAEQSQGLYDAWINLPYLPGEVTPDPSVVARFKRGNSAYEGGETMTDVIAEMDRLDIAAGVLSKAPRDITPPYVHGTKTGEAVLRETCERLATIARDYPGRFVTSVGLDPRLGYEAAKHVRIAVREYGIRCIRIIPMFTGIAIDDKLAYPLYTAACDEGAVVSINVGVPGPMKPAKLQRTILIDEVALAFPELKIVMSHLGDPWISETVAMLIKHPNVFAMTAGWAPKYIPEDIVRFAQRRNPTKLMWASDYPILPFDRTAAEGRNVALTGDSLTGYLGANARAVFGDPA